The DNA region GGCCAATTGAAGAAAAACTCGGTAATAAAAGACCCACTCAACAAACTCGCAAATTCAAAACCGAGCAGTGTAATCAGAGGGTTAATTGCATTCCGCAACGCATGGACATAAATGACTTTATTTTCGGGGAGACCTTTTGCCCGTGCCGTTTGGATATAGTCTTGCCGCAACACATCGAGCAATTGACCACGAGTTAGTCTTTGCAAGCCCGCAAAGCCCGTCAAACTCAGCGCAATCATCGGCAAAATCATATGCCAACCGATATCGAGAATCTTGCCATACCACGGTAAATCAGTGTAGTTAATGCTTGTCATGCCGCCCACAGGCAACAGCGGCGAAAGAATTTGCGCAACCAGTAACAATGCCAACGCGGTGATAAAGCTGGGGAAACCCTGTCCAACATAGCTCACCACTCGTAAGGCTTTATCAAGAAAGGTGTTTTGTTTAACCGCACTCAAAATACCCAATGGAATGGCGATCGCCCAAGTCCCAAAAATTGAGATTCCTGCGAGTAGGAGAGTTGCGGGCATCCGTTCGAGGAGGAGCTCATGCACCGGGCGGAAAGACTCAAAGCTAATGCCAAAATCAAACCGGAAAATGACATTAAATAGCCACCGCCAATATTGCACAAATACTGGCTGATCCAATCCAAACCGTCGTTCG from [Leptolyngbya] sp. PCC 7376 includes:
- a CDS encoding ABC transporter permease, with protein sequence MALRKLRELFDQETLLYILKRLGQALLTLFLASILSFLIIQLAPGDFLDPLRQNPQLSEETLLDLERRFGLDQPVFVQYWRWLFNVIFRFDFGISFESFRPVHELLLERMPATLLLAGISIFGTWAIAIPLGILSAVKQNTFLDKALRVVSYVGQGFPSFITALALLLVAQILSPLLPVGGMTSINYTDLPWYGKILDIGWHMILPMIALSLTGFAGLQRLTRGQLLDVLRQDYIQTARAKGLPENKVIYVHALRNAINPLITLLGFEFASLLSGSFITEFFFNWPGLGTLTLQAVQSQDLYLVMAALMISATMLIIGNLLADLLLKFVDPRIQLADLK